Proteins encoded by one window of Tunturibacter psychrotolerans:
- a CDS encoding beta-galactosidase: MILRPWVARFAFVLSTLSVHALAQVALPADSRRPALGLGAAWYPEQWPESRWDADLTLMEQAHVNFVRVGEFSWSTIEPHEGEFHLEWLKHAVRAAERHHIAVVMGTPSAAPPAWLTQKYPETLRTMENGRQDGHGNRQQFDWSDPKYRELSRRIAEKMAEAFGHDANVIGWQIDNEYANESYGEPTQAQFQNWLHAKYGTLENLNARWTTAYWSETYQEWNQIPIAEHGGNPGLMLNWKEFVSDTWRSYQKNQLDAIRAHAEPRQMITTNMMGWFDAYDHYTVAQDLDFASWDDYVGTGHLDPVRNGATHDLTRGFLRKNFWVMETQPGFVNWQTDNNALDKGEVRAMAWNAIGHGSEAVEYWQWRSALNGQEQYHGTLIGADGTPVPLYGEVKQIGAEFEKSASVLAGTTVRSEVAVLQDYSSRWAINWQKHNKAFDPVDALLSYYAPLHKLAGSVDVVADTAPLTQYKLVVAPALNVLTPEAAKNLEAYVRTGGNLVLGQRSAMKDEDNSLFPERQPGPLAATLGARVEQFYALDQPVPVSGAWGDAQDTTWAEQLGVTDQATQVLMRYGTSNGWLDGQPAAVTRKVGRGTITYIGTQLDAAAMRRAAEWMLKNSYVAMVLPEIPTDVDVAVRSNEKTRVFILTNYGSEMRVIRLPHAMRDVLNGGDTTSVSLQRFDVVVLQESVGSN; this comes from the coding sequence ATGATTTTGCGGCCTTGGGTTGCGCGATTTGCATTTGTTCTATCGACCTTGAGTGTCCATGCTCTTGCTCAGGTTGCGTTGCCCGCGGATTCTCGACGCCCTGCATTGGGGCTTGGAGCGGCGTGGTATCCCGAGCAGTGGCCGGAAAGCAGGTGGGACGCAGACCTCACCTTGATGGAACAAGCACACGTAAATTTTGTACGAGTGGGCGAGTTTTCCTGGAGCACCATCGAGCCACATGAGGGCGAGTTTCATTTGGAATGGCTTAAGCACGCCGTGCGTGCAGCGGAGAGGCATCACATCGCGGTTGTGATGGGCACGCCATCTGCCGCACCGCCAGCTTGGCTTACGCAGAAGTATCCTGAGACTCTGCGCACCATGGAAAACGGCAGGCAGGATGGGCACGGAAATCGCCAACAGTTCGACTGGAGCGACCCCAAGTATCGCGAACTGAGTCGGAGGATCGCGGAGAAGATGGCCGAGGCGTTCGGTCATGACGCGAATGTGATCGGCTGGCAGATTGACAACGAATACGCCAATGAGAGCTATGGAGAACCTACCCAAGCACAATTTCAAAACTGGCTTCATGCCAAGTATGGGACGCTTGAGAATCTAAATGCGCGGTGGACCACAGCTTATTGGAGTGAGACCTACCAGGAGTGGAACCAGATTCCGATCGCTGAACATGGGGGCAACCCTGGTCTGATGCTGAACTGGAAAGAATTCGTCTCCGACACTTGGCGGAGTTATCAGAAAAACCAGTTGGATGCGATTCGCGCGCATGCTGAGCCTCGACAAATGATCACTACAAACATGATGGGGTGGTTCGACGCATACGATCACTACACCGTAGCGCAGGATTTAGACTTTGCCTCATGGGACGATTATGTGGGGACGGGACATCTGGACCCGGTGCGCAATGGCGCGACACATGATTTAACTCGTGGATTTTTGCGCAAGAACTTCTGGGTGATGGAGACGCAGCCGGGCTTTGTAAACTGGCAGACGGACAACAATGCTCTCGATAAGGGCGAGGTTCGGGCGATGGCGTGGAATGCGATTGGCCATGGCTCGGAGGCAGTGGAGTATTGGCAGTGGCGGAGCGCGCTGAACGGACAGGAGCAGTACCACGGTACGCTGATTGGAGCCGATGGGACACCCGTCCCGCTATACGGTGAGGTGAAGCAGATTGGGGCAGAGTTCGAGAAATCTGCTTCAGTGCTGGCTGGAACGACCGTGAGGTCGGAGGTTGCGGTGCTGCAGGACTACTCTAGTCGATGGGCTATCAATTGGCAGAAGCACAATAAAGCATTTGATCCGGTGGATGCTCTCTTGAGTTACTACGCTCCGCTGCATAAACTTGCTGGCTCGGTTGATGTGGTCGCGGATACAGCGCCGCTGACCCAGTACAAGTTGGTCGTAGCTCCGGCGTTGAACGTATTAACACCGGAGGCCGCAAAGAATTTGGAGGCTTACGTTCGTACAGGTGGCAATCTTGTGCTGGGGCAGCGGAGTGCCATGAAGGATGAAGACAACAGTCTATTTCCAGAGCGGCAGCCGGGACCACTCGCCGCAACGCTGGGAGCGAGGGTTGAGCAGTTTTACGCACTGGATCAACCTGTGCCGGTAAGCGGCGCGTGGGGAGATGCACAGGATACGACGTGGGCCGAACAGCTTGGCGTAACGGATCAGGCTACGCAGGTTCTGATGCGTTACGGAACGAGCAACGGCTGGTTAGACGGACAGCCCGCGGCTGTGACACGCAAAGTTGGGCGGGGAACGATTACATACATTGGCACTCAGCTTGATGCGGCTGCAATGAGACGTGCTGCGGAGTGGATGCTCAAGAACAGCTACGTCGCAATGGTATTGCCTGAGATTCCTACAGACGTGGATGTGGCGGTACGGTCGAACGAAAAGACACGAGTTTTCATTCTGACGAACTATGGATCGGAGATGCGTGTCATCAGACTGCCACATGCAATGCGTGATGTGCTCAACGGTGGGGACACAACAAGCGTCTCGCTTCAGCGATTTGATGTCGTGGTACTGCAGGAGTCGGTCGGTAGTAACTAG
- a CDS encoding ROK family transcriptional regulator, with amino-acid sequence MPTKERTENVDKGFRRVDLAYVELASSEIARDINRDIVLEIVRSKQPISRADLSRVSGLQPSTVSNIVEQLLQETWIVEGAVARRPRGRRPTMLSLNDNLVMLVADLRPRRAILAIIDLNGRMLAHEEISIFSDPERSVAGMVDTMQAMRDRFPHKTFEGIGISVPGRVHPKTNHLILAPNLKWTDYDIKGAIQKKLRLQVELDNDATACLLSELWFGRMDKTRNAVLVSLSEGLGTAIFANGQIVSGLNGLAGEFGHIPVDPAGPLCGCGKRGCWETLASSDAALRFYSELNPNANVTFIQNLMHLAEEGDPLAIKAIQKQALHLGQGLRLVTAALSPELILITGALTTAWSSFGSIVQDELVSGILAGSAPRLEITTGGEMARLRGAAAIALQRHSGYHSSSRRGAKDKSNASKRSETGN; translated from the coding sequence ATGCCTACTAAAGAAAGAACAGAGAACGTCGACAAAGGTTTCCGGCGCGTAGACCTCGCCTATGTTGAACTTGCATCGAGCGAGATCGCTCGTGACATCAACCGCGACATCGTATTGGAGATCGTTCGTTCCAAACAGCCCATCTCGCGTGCTGACCTTTCACGCGTCTCTGGCTTGCAGCCTAGCACCGTCTCCAATATCGTCGAGCAACTTCTACAGGAAACTTGGATCGTTGAGGGTGCCGTAGCCCGCAGGCCGCGCGGCCGCCGCCCGACCATGCTCTCGCTCAACGACAATCTCGTCATGTTGGTAGCCGACCTGCGGCCACGCAGGGCAATCCTAGCCATTATCGACCTCAACGGTCGCATGCTCGCGCACGAAGAGATCAGCATCTTCTCGGATCCCGAACGATCCGTCGCCGGTATGGTCGACACCATGCAGGCCATGCGCGATCGCTTCCCACATAAAACCTTTGAAGGCATCGGAATCAGCGTGCCGGGTCGCGTCCATCCAAAGACAAACCATCTCATTCTCGCCCCTAATCTCAAATGGACGGACTACGACATCAAGGGAGCGATCCAGAAGAAGCTGCGCCTTCAGGTCGAACTCGACAACGATGCGACCGCCTGCCTGCTCTCCGAACTCTGGTTTGGCCGCATGGATAAAACGCGCAATGCCGTGCTGGTCAGCCTCTCCGAAGGCCTTGGCACCGCGATCTTCGCCAACGGACAGATCGTCTCGGGCCTCAACGGACTAGCTGGCGAGTTCGGCCACATCCCGGTAGACCCTGCCGGCCCTCTCTGCGGCTGCGGCAAACGCGGTTGCTGGGAGACACTCGCTTCATCCGACGCGGCCCTGCGCTTTTACTCAGAACTCAATCCAAACGCAAACGTCACCTTCATCCAAAACCTCATGCACCTCGCCGAAGAGGGTGATCCACTCGCTATCAAAGCGATACAGAAGCAGGCCCTGCATCTCGGACAAGGCCTACGTCTGGTCACCGCGGCCCTTTCTCCGGAACTCATCCTCATCACCGGCGCTCTCACCACAGCGTGGTCTAGCTTCGGGTCCATCGTGCAGGACGAGTTGGTATCCGGAATTCTCGCAGGCTCTGCACCTCGCCTCGAGATCACAACTGGAGGAGAGATGGCTCGCCTTCGTGGAGCTGCCGCCATCGCACTCCAGCGGCACTCCGGCTATCACAGCTCATCCCGCCGCGGCGCGAAAGATAAATCAAACGCAAGCAAGCGCTCCGAGACTGGTAACTAA
- a CDS encoding sodium:solute symporter family protein has translation MLSLASSFPVLGVQMTRLNPVDVLILLLYFALVIFIGFYVKGSTNTSEEFFLAGREMSAWVAGLSFVSANLGSLELMGWAGAAYQYGMLATHWYWIGAIPAMLFLGIVMMPFYYISKTHSVPGYLHLRFGEGARALSAVSFALMTILMSGVNMYAMAVVMQTVLGWNLTFSIWVGAGTVALYVMLGGLRSAIINEVLQFILIWAGAATIPILGLIEAHGWTNLKTQIATNIGNTNYTHLWNTLGGFKDNPMGVHWTGIVFGLGFVISFGYWTTDFLVVQRVLSANSLRSAKMAPVIGAAFKMAIPLIVILPGLIALGLHNADGSMVFHLVPGSVAKATGQHSYDDVLPLMLVRYCGPGLLGLGITALIAGFMSGMAGNISAFSTVWTYDLYSAFINKRASDRHYVAMGRWSTVIGMLVSIATAYLVMNAASIMDYVQALFSFFIAPLFGTVILGMLWKRATRAGGFWGLLAGTTASIGMFVWVRLNADGLRYIAMSPDARPMAENLYRALWSWLICVVVTVTVSLMTNAVPTAQLAGLVYGVTPLPSDGAEKLWQKPAFWAVVVIVVFFILNIVFF, from the coding sequence ATGCTTTCTCTCGCTTCCAGCTTTCCAGTACTCGGCGTCCAGATGACGCGACTCAATCCAGTCGACGTCCTCATCCTGCTGCTCTACTTCGCTCTGGTCATCTTCATTGGGTTTTATGTGAAGGGGTCCACGAACACGAGTGAAGAGTTCTTTCTTGCTGGGAGGGAGATGTCGGCGTGGGTGGCGGGACTGAGCTTCGTGTCAGCAAACTTGGGCTCGCTGGAACTGATGGGATGGGCAGGGGCAGCATATCAATACGGGATGCTCGCAACCCATTGGTACTGGATCGGCGCAATTCCAGCAATGCTATTTCTGGGCATCGTAATGATGCCCTTCTACTACATCTCGAAGACACACTCGGTACCGGGTTATCTACATCTTAGGTTTGGCGAGGGCGCAAGAGCGCTGAGCGCAGTGTCGTTTGCATTGATGACGATCCTGATGAGCGGGGTCAACATGTATGCCATGGCCGTCGTCATGCAGACAGTGCTTGGTTGGAATCTGACGTTCTCGATCTGGGTGGGTGCGGGAACGGTAGCGCTATATGTGATGCTCGGAGGTCTTCGCTCAGCAATCATCAACGAGGTACTGCAGTTTATTTTGATATGGGCGGGGGCAGCGACAATTCCGATCTTGGGGTTGATCGAGGCGCATGGCTGGACGAATCTTAAGACGCAGATTGCGACGAACATAGGTAACACCAACTACACGCATCTGTGGAACACGCTTGGAGGGTTCAAAGACAACCCAATGGGCGTGCATTGGACAGGCATCGTCTTTGGGCTGGGGTTTGTTATCAGTTTCGGCTATTGGACGACAGATTTTCTTGTGGTACAGCGGGTGTTGAGTGCGAACAGCCTGCGATCCGCAAAGATGGCACCGGTGATCGGGGCAGCGTTCAAAATGGCAATTCCTTTGATCGTGATTCTGCCCGGTCTGATTGCGCTTGGGCTGCACAACGCCGATGGCTCCATGGTGTTTCACCTGGTGCCCGGAAGTGTAGCGAAGGCGACCGGACAACACAGCTACGACGACGTGCTGCCGCTGATGTTGGTCCGCTACTGCGGGCCAGGGTTGTTGGGGCTCGGAATCACGGCGTTGATAGCGGGCTTTATGAGCGGCATGGCGGGCAATATCAGCGCCTTCTCGACTGTCTGGACCTATGACCTCTACAGCGCCTTCATCAACAAGAGAGCGTCGGACAGGCACTATGTAGCGATGGGACGATGGTCAACAGTTATCGGAATGCTTGTGTCGATTGCAACGGCTTACCTGGTGATGAACGCGGCTTCGATCATGGATTACGTTCAAGCGTTATTTAGCTTTTTTATCGCGCCACTCTTCGGCACCGTCATCCTGGGGATGCTGTGGAAGAGGGCGACAAGAGCTGGCGGATTCTGGGGGTTGTTAGCCGGAACCACAGCTTCGATAGGAATGTTTGTTTGGGTTCGTTTGAATGCTGACGGCCTGCGATACATCGCGATGAGTCCTGATGCGCGTCCGATGGCGGAGAACCTTTATCGCGCTCTGTGGAGTTGGCTGATCTGCGTTGTGGTTACAGTGACCGTGAGTCTGATGACGAACGCTGTGCCCACCGCCCAACTTGCTGGGCTGGTCTACGGTGTAACTCCGCTACCTAGCGACGGCGCCGAAAAACTTTGGCAGAAGCCTGCCTTCTGGGCAGTTGTCGTGATCGTTGTGTTTTTCATTCTGAATATAGTGTTTTTTTAG
- a CDS encoding glycoside hydrolase family 95 protein: MSAFAKAKRCGALTLLLGFSSMLAAQSFVPSSDLLVRFGAPARVFEEAMPTGNGRLGATMYGGVSEERLDLNESSMWSGSPHDSDRTDAAKELPEIRKLLIAGDNVAAEGLINKSFTSADAGSSDPRYGSYEELGKLLLSFDGMKDANASKYHRWLDLDGAVATTSFVANGVRYKREVFTSAPDQVIVVHLRASQSHSLSLRVRLSRVERFQTTTDGKDGLVMTGTLDSGAHDVAGLRYATRMRAFTRGGTIKPVDGDSLLISRADEVTLLVTAATNYGGFAGRHSHDAAFAALQDMRGAAKRPYPLLLARHQADYRGYFRRVSLAMGDGEATLEQSTAADRLAAAHRGTNDPGLAALYFQFGRYLLISSSRPGGLPANLQGLWVEGIHPGWKGDWHLNVNVQMNYWPAEPTGLGELTDPLFALMEGLQVPGAHTARSYYDADGWVAHVMTNAWGFTSPGEEASWGSTIIGSAWLCQHIWEHYLYTGNVEFLRRMYPMMKGASEFYLSMLVREPKHGWLVTAPSNSPENTFYMPDGRKASVCMGPAIDEENLRYLFGATAEAEAKLGLDEDLRAKLIRTQTQLAPIQVGADGRVMEWLEPYREVDPHHRHVSHLWAVYPGGEIDPETTPKLAEAARQSLEMRGDGATGWSLAYKMLLWARLGDGDHAYALLRNLWNPVDPIKQSSAGSFPNLWDSHPPFQIDGNFGATAAIAEMLLDSRPNEVRVLPALPSALPEGRVDGLKAMGGVTVGVTWKAGRMTELRLQSERDAVVRVRYGSVVRELKMKAGARKVLDESLRTLG, translated from the coding sequence TTGTCTGCTTTCGCGAAGGCGAAACGATGTGGCGCGCTCACATTATTGCTGGGCTTCAGCTCGATGCTTGCAGCCCAGAGCTTCGTGCCTTCCAGCGACCTACTGGTGCGCTTCGGTGCGCCGGCACGCGTCTTCGAGGAGGCTATGCCAACGGGCAATGGACGACTAGGAGCGACGATGTATGGCGGTGTCTCTGAGGAGAGACTGGACCTGAATGAGAGTTCGATGTGGTCCGGCTCACCTCACGATTCGGATCGCACAGACGCTGCGAAAGAGCTTCCAGAGATCCGAAAGTTGTTGATTGCGGGCGACAATGTAGCCGCCGAAGGTCTGATAAATAAAAGCTTCACATCGGCGGATGCGGGAAGCAGCGACCCTCGCTATGGTTCGTACGAGGAGTTGGGTAAGCTGCTGCTCTCGTTTGACGGGATGAAGGATGCGAACGCCAGCAAATATCACAGATGGCTTGATCTCGATGGTGCCGTAGCGACGACGAGCTTTGTTGCAAATGGGGTGCGCTATAAACGCGAAGTATTCACAAGCGCCCCGGATCAGGTGATTGTGGTGCACCTGCGGGCGAGCCAATCCCATTCGCTTTCGTTGCGCGTTCGTCTGAGCAGAGTAGAGCGTTTCCAGACGACGACCGATGGTAAGGATGGCTTGGTAATGACGGGCACGCTGGATTCGGGAGCGCACGACGTGGCTGGTCTTCGGTATGCCACGCGTATGCGAGCGTTCACTCGCGGTGGCACCATAAAACCAGTCGATGGCGATTCTCTTTTGATCTCCCGCGCTGACGAGGTTACGCTACTGGTGACCGCGGCAACCAACTATGGAGGTTTCGCAGGCCGTCATAGCCATGACGCCGCATTCGCCGCTTTGCAGGATATGCGCGGCGCTGCTAAGCGGCCTTATCCGCTGTTGCTGGCGCGTCACCAAGCGGATTATCGCGGCTACTTCCGCCGAGTGTCGCTTGCGATGGGGGACGGCGAAGCAACGCTGGAGCAAAGTACTGCCGCAGACCGCTTAGCCGCGGCTCATCGAGGAACGAACGATCCTGGTTTGGCGGCACTCTACTTTCAATTCGGGCGATACCTGTTGATTTCGTCGTCTCGTCCGGGTGGCCTGCCGGCGAATCTTCAAGGACTTTGGGTAGAGGGGATTCATCCTGGATGGAAGGGCGACTGGCATCTGAACGTCAATGTGCAGATGAATTACTGGCCCGCGGAGCCGACGGGACTAGGCGAGCTTACCGATCCGCTGTTCGCTCTTATGGAAGGATTGCAGGTGCCCGGCGCACATACAGCACGTAGCTACTATGACGCCGATGGATGGGTCGCGCATGTGATGACGAATGCGTGGGGCTTCACGTCACCCGGAGAAGAGGCTTCATGGGGTTCGACTATTATCGGTTCGGCGTGGCTATGCCAGCACATATGGGAGCACTATCTCTACACAGGCAACGTGGAGTTTCTACGACGCATGTATCCCATGATGAAGGGTGCTTCGGAGTTTTATCTTTCGATGCTGGTCCGCGAACCGAAGCATGGATGGCTTGTCACTGCACCCTCCAATTCGCCGGAGAACACTTTTTACATGCCCGATGGACGGAAGGCCAGCGTTTGCATGGGACCTGCGATCGACGAGGAGAATCTGCGTTACCTCTTCGGCGCGACGGCAGAAGCGGAGGCTAAGCTTGGGCTGGACGAGGATCTACGAGCGAAGCTAATCCGGACGCAGACGCAGCTTGCTCCGATTCAGGTGGGCGCCGACGGCCGCGTGATGGAGTGGCTTGAACCATATCGCGAGGTCGATCCCCATCACCGTCATGTTTCGCATCTTTGGGCCGTGTATCCCGGAGGAGAGATCGACCCTGAAACAACTCCGAAGCTAGCTGAGGCGGCGCGACAATCGCTGGAGATGAGAGGCGATGGTGCAACGGGTTGGTCACTTGCTTACAAGATGTTGCTGTGGGCACGGCTAGGAGACGGCGATCATGCGTATGCCTTGCTTCGAAACCTCTGGAATCCCGTGGATCCGATTAAACAGAGTTCGGCGGGCAGCTTTCCGAATTTGTGGGATTCGCATCCGCCGTTCCAAATCGATGGCAACTTCGGCGCTACCGCGGCGATCGCAGAGATGCTGCTGGATAGCCGTCCGAATGAAGTTCGCGTACTACCGGCGTTGCCCTCCGCATTGCCCGAGGGCCGAGTTGACGGTCTCAAGGCGATGGGAGGAGTGACAGTTGGAGTGACTTGGAAAGCTGGGCGAATGACTGAGTTGAGATTACAGTCAGAGCGCGACGCGGTTGTCAGAGTTCGCTATGGATCGGTGGTTCGGGAGCTGAAGATGAAAGCTGGCGCGAGGAAAGTACTCGACGAATCGCTGCGGACGCTTGGCTAG
- the xylA gene encoding xylose isomerase translates to MGQSIFDSFPVVEFEGTESTSDLAYRWYDADRTVLGKPLREHLRFAVAYWHSLTMNGSDPFGAPTIRRPWMDRSDAMQAAQDKADAAFDLFRILDLPFYTFHDRDITPDGETLRESITNLHSMSDYLAKKMESSKTRLLWGTANLFSHPRFMSGAATNPDPEVFAYSATTIKHCMDVTKKLGGENYVLWGGREGYETLLNTSLKRELEQMGRMLTLVVEYKHKIGFSGQILLEPKPKEPTVHQYDFDTATVFGFLKRFGLESEVKVNLEANHALLAGHTFEHEIATAADLRILGSLDINRGDPLLGWDTDQFPTDLYSMTLAMYHVIQVGGLGQGGMNFDAKVRRQSTEPEDLLHAHIGGVDMCARAFLIAANIHEEGRLADIVDARYAGWNLPENKAMLAGKEPLEAIAARSEERNINPQPRSGRQEQLENLINRYL, encoded by the coding sequence ATGGGGCAATCAATTTTCGATAGCTTTCCGGTAGTGGAATTTGAGGGAACCGAGAGCACATCCGATCTAGCGTACCGCTGGTACGATGCGGATCGAACAGTGTTGGGAAAGCCGCTCCGCGAGCATCTGCGATTTGCAGTCGCCTATTGGCACAGTCTGACGATGAACGGTAGCGATCCATTTGGCGCGCCGACGATTCGTCGTCCCTGGATGGACCGCAGCGATGCGATGCAGGCCGCGCAAGACAAGGCAGACGCTGCCTTTGATCTTTTTCGTATTCTTGATCTCCCCTTCTACACATTCCATGATCGCGATATCACTCCTGACGGCGAAACCCTGCGTGAGTCAATTACCAATCTTCACAGCATGTCGGATTACCTGGCGAAGAAGATGGAGTCGTCAAAGACACGGCTGCTCTGGGGTACGGCGAACCTGTTCAGCCATCCGCGATTTATGTCAGGCGCCGCGACCAACCCGGACCCAGAAGTCTTTGCTTATTCTGCAACGACCATTAAACATTGCATGGATGTAACGAAGAAGCTCGGCGGCGAAAACTATGTACTGTGGGGCGGCCGTGAGGGCTACGAGACGCTGTTGAACACCAGCTTGAAGCGCGAGCTGGAGCAGATGGGCCGCATGCTCACGTTGGTGGTGGAGTACAAACACAAGATTGGATTCAGCGGCCAGATACTTCTTGAACCGAAGCCGAAGGAGCCGACCGTACATCAATACGACTTCGATACGGCGACGGTATTTGGGTTTCTAAAGAGGTTTGGCCTGGAGAGCGAAGTGAAAGTGAATCTCGAGGCTAATCATGCATTGCTGGCGGGGCATACCTTCGAGCATGAGATCGCCACGGCAGCTGACCTGAGGATTCTCGGTTCGCTCGATATTAACCGCGGCGACCCGTTGCTTGGTTGGGACACGGATCAGTTTCCGACAGATCTATACTCGATGACCCTAGCGATGTATCACGTGATCCAGGTTGGGGGGCTCGGGCAGGGCGGAATGAACTTCGACGCGAAAGTGCGACGACAGTCAACGGAGCCCGAGGATCTGCTTCATGCGCACATCGGCGGCGTGGATATGTGCGCTCGTGCGTTCCTGATTGCTGCGAATATTCATGAGGAAGGGCGCTTGGCCGACATTGTGGACGCACGCTATGCTGGTTGGAATCTGCCAGAGAACAAGGCGATGCTTGCGGGCAAGGAACCGCTGGAGGCAATCGCTGCCCGAAGCGAAGAACGCAACATCAATCCCCAGCCGCGATCAGGGCGGCAGGAACAATTGGAAAATCTGATCAACCGCTACCTGTAG